From Anopheles maculipalpis chromosome X, idAnoMacuDA_375_x, whole genome shotgun sequence:
CTCTTCCGATTCGATGAAGCCCAACTCGATGCTGCACGTACCACAATACATGCGGGCCAGTAGTTGGTCCAGTTCAGCCATTGAGagtggctgctgctgtggtgGTACATTGATCAGACCGGTTGGATCGATCCGATCGGCAGCGGTTAGTCCATACCGAGCGTACTGCAGCTCTGGTAGCTGGTTGAAGTTTTGTGGCTCGGTAGGTTGAAATTTAACTGGATCAATCGTGGCGATACGATGGCCATGCGTGCGGTAAGCTTCAACCCATCGGTACACATTGCTGTTGGTGTTACGCTTTTCCAACACCGCGGCACTGATTCCTGTTGGAGAATGGGGTTaaccaagagagagagagagagaggggttCATGATTTAATGTAACGTAGAAAGCGAAAACGAACAGAAATATTTTGCTTTAGATAAGCATGACGATGTGACGATCTACTGTAGGACGAGTACACAGACCTTCGTTGCCTCTAATGCAGCGTGGCCATCGTCAAGCCAAGACCTTATCAACCGACGCGCAGGTACGAGAGGAATCCCACATACTTCAACTTAATGTGGACATCATTATTGCGATAAGGAGCTTAACAAAAGCACTCAGCAACTGatcttttgcaaaaaaaaaaaaacagaacgctACACACCCGGAGATACCGTCTAGACGGGTTTGGTGATAGAAGGAGGTCCTAGCTGACGGCTACTGTGCACCAGGTGATTGAACATCGTTTGATAGAAGAAGCATGCGGTTGGACACATTTTAAAGACATTGATCGTGTCCAGCATCCGTCAGCTGTAGAAGCTTACCTTCGTATCGCGAGCTAGGTCTGGGTCGGTTTCCGAATACGCCTTTCGTGCTGTGGTATCCTCGTGACAGTAGCAAGCGGCCCAACATCTTCGGATACGTCCGATACGACGCGTAAGGATGGGTTTTGTGCTCTTCTCCTTCGTCTCAAGTCTCGCTATCCTTTTTGTTACCTGGCACGTTTACACGACCACTGCCACATGTACCCACGCACAACAATTCTACGCACCAAACAccaccacacaaacaaacacacacacacaacgcaaTTAATGACGGCCTTCAAAGAGTGATCTATTCCGAAGCACTAACCACCGCTGGCTGAGGGCGCGTCTCTCAATTCTAACGCGCTGGAACACACTGGGCAGAGTGTAAGGTGGTACGGAGGGCTCGCCAAATGCTTCCACACTAAGAAGCAACCGGTGAAGGAATACTGGAAGATTACAGTGCCTGACAACACCCGCCCCGGGGTTCTGTATCAGTGTCGGCGGTGATACGCGTCTCGACATACACGCGTATGTGAAGGGCGCGCGCGGGGCCGGCGCTCAACGCGATGCGGTTGTGTATGCGTACCAACATGTTTACGCCCCAGCTCGCATATTTATGTATGCGCATGAATGTCTCTCTACCATACATCGCAGTGTGGGTAGGTTTTCGGCGATAAATTCGCGGCGCAACTTGGTTTGGCCAAGATGTGCTTGGTATGCAttcagaaataacacatgGTGAGCAACAGTGATGTACGCTCCGTGACAGCGTGAGGTAGTGCGGCGTGTGAATTGATTATTTAacgattgaaatttatgttagaaagaagaatttatttgaatttggtACGTCAGAATTATTTAGAACACAAAATCGTCTCAGCAACCTAGTTGCTAAGACATCTGACTATTTAAATCATTGGACGATGTACGCTCCTACTCCAGATAAGCGTAACGACAATCAttcacccccccccctacGATCGTTTAATTGGCAATTGAACAGCGTTATCGTAAGGCGCCGTAGTTTTCAACCAGCACTATCATGTGTACGATGAAGGACATGGCTGAtaacttcttcttttctaGTTCGATTAGAGATTCAAAGAAATATTGAGTAAATAGCTTTTATAGCAAGTACTGGtatgaatttttttatgtCTCTAGATGTAAAGGATTCCTGTAATCATGAAGTTGTTTAGTTGATTTTAAGAAGACAGTTAGGATtcaaaaataacgaaaaaagaatTACGCTGTCACGTGGTGGTCGGTCCACCGGTCAGTAGTCAATGTATACTAGTTGACTATatactgtcaaaatttgacagctTTATCTCTTTTTACAGTAGCAAAGACGAGAAcagtaaaaattattttcgcaAAAGTTTGTTTGCACCGTTTGCTCCATCCTGGCCCGAGTATCCCCAGATGGCCCCTGGATCATTCAACATAAGAtctcgttttattttctccaggAATGACATTCACTAGTGTGATTTATAGTACAACGTATAGTACTTGCGAGAACCCAAGTAGCCAATCTAAGTGTCCCCCAGTGCCATCCGATCGCAATTTGTTAGATCAATTTGAAGACGAGAATCTAACTAAAAAGTTGCACGGTGAAAGCCAGGGATGAATTGATGAAAGAGGAGACATTTTTGACTGGAAAACTGTtagtaaattatttctttacaCTTAGGCTTAAGTGCCGGTAAAAGGCCGCAAAATGACGAGGTAAAgattgtattttctttcttatattaaagattttttaaagaaaacaaagcctTTTTATTGGTTACAGTTAAATTTTACCGTTTAATTTTCACCATACATCTGAAAGAATGTTGCTTTTTAAAAGCATACGTTACTTACCGAAATTTTGAATAGTCCGGTTGTTTAACGAGATCGGCTACATACTCAGAGGGCCTGGCATCAAAAGGAACGCAATGGCGAATTTAGTCCCTCGGAGTCCCTAAGCCGAATGGAATGGAAGTTGGGCTTAGGGACTATCAGATTGAATCTGCTTGGCGAGGAGGAGGGAATGGGGCTGGAGAGGGAAGATTATTTGTGGATTCATCCACACGTTAATCCTCCACACCCCACCCACCGTAACACCTGCTACTGCTCTATCCTGTGTTTCTGCTCCATGCTTATTTCGTTTGGCCGTTTTTCCAATACTCAGTTTTAAAGCAACTGGTTCTCcagctcactcactcactcaaaaatcttatcttGACTGTAAAAACTGCCTGCCAAAGGAACCAAAGACGttaaataaaatgattcaaaaatatgtttacttTAACAAAGGTCAACTTAAACTACGTGTAAACTACCTTTTGAACGAATTTTTACATTCATTTCATTTGCCGAGAAGAATATTGAATTCGAGCTGCTTCCTTCTGGTCTtgtatgttctcctgttacgcGAGATCAAATTTTGCTGCATTGAAATTTCCTTATCTTGTGCTAATTTCCTCCTGGACtgactggtagtaacaggagagcattcGAGGAAGTAACTGGTATTGtggttcaattttaaatttgtaaattttaaattaaaaacttaaaaaaagtcACTCTATTTCGATGATACCTTGACAGGTATGTTCCCTTGTTACTCGAAAACAAATATTGGTGGAAAATTAGCGTGCGCTTTGCGATATAAACGAGATCGGAATATTTTTCTCATTGGAgggagaaaattattttgctgtgcaaaaaaaaatgcaaattggaATGAAAATATTCTAAAAGCCGCACTAAAGGCaccattttccacgggaatgctgctggtggaatttcccgTGAGTTTTTAGAGCTTCCTTAGCCTGTGTAAAATTGgcaataactcgctcagttttggtcagttttttttctacacgCCATGCCAATCCCTTTACTCCCACCTGGGATGCTATAGACAAACTGAATCCCTGTAGATCCTCATCATGCGACCGGGGGCCTTATACGAGGTAGCTAAAGAGGCCCTGGGTGGATCATAGACGAGGCTCGTACTCGTTTCACAACTGCTCTGGTGGTgtggagggggaggggggggggtgtggTTTGTCCTTCTAAGGCTAAAGAGGTTCTCTAGTCAGCGAGGCTCCCCTGACCGACGAAGCTCCCCAGTACGACGAGGCCTCTGGCGGTCGTCAACTCCGCCCATAGATAATTCCTCCACTGAGAGAAGGAAGGATCGCTCTTCCTCCCTACTCAGTGAGGTGCCAACTCCTGCGCTTGATCGGTATAAAAGACCACCATAGTCATGCTCGCAAATGATTCATTACCAACATTGACTCCTTTCTCTTTAACGTTAACTCCTCACACTTTTGAAGATCGTTCCTATTTACAATCCCATCCTACCGCTTGCGAGTATGCCCACCGCTAATTATAATCTTTTTCCGTAGCACCTACAATCTACACCAATGTTCCTTGGGTACGCGCGCTATCCGTCACCACTTTCTGATCCCCGTGTATGTTTTATTACTATTTAACGTCTCCTGTCTTTATTCCTTTAAACCATCCTATCGCTTTAGTTCCAAACGAGATCCTACTTACCGCTTTCTAGTTTCcaaatttaatataaataagcaataattaagtaagataaaaaaaacgaaacgtttATTGAGTGTTCTCAGTACAACGGTTAGGCTtcttttgtgatatttctcaACTGGAGGAAGACTTTGATTGTCAGTAGTCAAAAACTGTTGTGGTATGGTTGTCATTTACATCAGTCATCAGTTTTCAGGTCGTAAAGCAAATGTCCATATGTATAAAACAACACTCGGTTCAATAAGGACACGCAACTTGTTGCTGATAGCTCGGACCGCGCATTTTTACACTAGAAGTACATGGACTCTTGTTTTAGAACTTGGAAAATACTCTCTCGATGGTTGTATACGAAGGATTTAGAAACCTGTCGAATGAAATGTCATTTTCGGTAGTAAAAATCGCAACAAATGAACAAATCAGCTTTATGTGGGTGTTGGCCCCAAACGTACGCGGTgcgtacgtttttttttatcttcatccTCAAACAAATCTTACaataaacacgaaaaaaaaagcgttaagACCTAGAAGTAGTTTAAAGAGGAAAAGGATGAAACATAGTCCTTATTGTCTACGCATTTACGCTAAGCTTAGTGATCGATAGGGCACATGCAAATCTGGTTAAGTAAACTGTTTACTAAAGGCTTGAGCTACTTAGAAACTGTTGCTGCTTTTCTCAGAGGACCTGCGTTGAaagtgtttgattttgtaaCGCACGATTAGTATGACGATGAGCACTATCGGGATGACGATTATCagcacaataccgaacgaggTGCTCGTATTGCGTGCAACGTACTCCTCCCCACCTGCAACGACACACAATGCGGGAGAAACCGAGTAAAGAAGGCAGCAGAACCGTTTTCCTCCAACTTCCAACCCGCTGTACTTAATGTGCTAAAGCGTGGATGTATGCATTGCAAGTGCGGTTCGGTTTTGGTACTAGCTTGAACAGGCGAAACAGGCATTGCCATTGCTGTGGTGTTGCGTGTGCGCTTTTGAGGTTACCGCTCGTTGTCGCCAGCGGTATATGTTGTCACAGGCAACTGGTACCACACGACACGATGACTTGTTGGAATGTCAGGTAAGGGCAGGATCTAAAATCTGATCAGGTCCTCCCCCAAACGCATGGCCCGTGTCGGCGGTAACAGCACCCACCGGTCCAAGGGTAGTGCGCTTATCTTATCAAAACACTCTAATAAAACGCGGCCCGCACTCGCTTGGCAGGGGTCCCGCTAACTACGCTGTCTTGTACGTCTGTCGACTTAAAAGGAAGATAAGATTATGTTCAAAATTGATGGGTAAAGTTCTTACTAGCAGAGCACTGAAGTCATGCGATCTATGTAAAGCTATTAGCTTAGTGTGCTGAAACTACTGCACTTAGCTGCCTTTCCTACCTCATGACTGCCATGGACATATTTGAAACAAAGGGTACACACAACAACGACCCACTACAGTTGTGTGTTTGAtgcctgtgtgagtgtgtgttttgtcagtgtgcgtgtgtgtgtgtgcgcgtatgTGCTCGTTTGATACTGATGGAATGAAGATGTCTAAATGTCTGTCAACGATCTCCTTAAACTTCCGTCGAGCGACTATCCATCCGATTGGGAAGTCCTGTATTCTGCACCAACGGTTGCGTTTGGCTCTGCTCGCCAGTGTAGTAGCTGCGGCTAGTGTTGGGCATCGGTGACAGGTTGCCGTTCTGGGGTCGGCGTTGATTCAGCGGTGAGTTGTCCTCGGTCGCGAAGCTGCTCACCTGATCGATGTCACTGAACGTGGGGCTGTAGGCACCGTACGTCTGGGTAGGGGACTCCGCTGCGGACTGCTGTagctggcgctgctgctgctgctggctcatCGTGAccgggggtggtggtggtgggtatCCCTTCGGGTCGtcatcttcctcctcctccccgGAGAACATGCCCGCCTGCTGGAGCCCGCGTTGACTGCGGCGACCTAGTTGTTTTTGATCAGCCATGTTTTTATACTCGATATCGCGTGCAACTTTAGCGCTATATTCACCTCCTTCCGAGGATGTGATATCTTCTTCGTCCAGGTCCATCTTTTTCGGCTCGAACTGGATGTTGGGTTTGCCCTCGAGCGGCTCATTCGTCCGGTAGGTGGCGTCGTACCGCAGCGTCTTCTTGATCGTGGTGTCGTCAAACTCGCTGTCGTCGCCCTTGCGCAGTGTGGCCCGCGAACCGGAGCGGGAAGGAAGCGGCAAACGCCAGTCCGGGTCTTCCTTGCGTTTGCGCTTCCGCAAGCAGTACACGCCGCATACGATGCACAGCATCAGCGGTATGATCACAGCAATGACAATGCCAATCGCAATCCAAGCCGTACGACGCGAATAGAACACACCACCTGCAGGACAACGCAAAATGGAGGACGTGTTTGTGAACGTTTGGATGTGTCGGTTGGAGAGGTTTTAGTCGGAACTCGTTTAGAATATGGGTTGGAAAACAGTCGGTAAAAGCATGATGCATGGAGATCGAAATGAATGGACCCACCAGGAGCCAGGGCCCCATCCCTTTTTCCCCATACTTACGTAAACATTCCGTGTATCCGTACTCCGGTATGTCCCACTGGCCGTTCTCCAGGCAGATGCGACGCGAGTCGCCGATCAGGAAAAAGCCTTCATTACACTCGAAAGACACACGCGCACCCGGTGTGAACAGGAAGTTGGATTTGCGACCGAATCGAGGAGTCTCCAAAATACCACACGATATGACACGTCTAGAGGAATGGTGACAGGGACATAGGCAAAAAAGTGAATCGCTATGTGCATTATCATCCTCCCGATATCATACTGACACTTACTTTTCGTTTACCGTCTGTATGTTGACCACACTGGCATGATAGTTTTTGGTAAAGTGTGCCATCTCCCGACTCAAGGACATACCGTAATCGAACCGACACTGATAACTCTCGCCACACAACTCTTCTGCGCGCTGTATATCCTGCGTTCGGTTCGGCGGTAGGAATTGGCTCGGTTCCCGTACAAAGTTTGGCACAAAGCTTAAGTTGGCAAAGTAGCTCGATGTTCGTCCGAACTCTCGTGTGAATAATGCTTGTCCTATGTTTTCCGCTTCACGATCCGATAACATCCCTGCAGTGAAATGGCGGAATATCCCGTAAGTACTATGTTGGTGAGTGAAGTTTGCCCAGCTGACTACTTACATTGTACCCCAAATTGTTCGTGCACATTCTGGAAGTTGTTAAGATTAGGCTGAATTATTGCTCCTCCGGGTGTTGTCAAGTCGTCGGTCATATCCCAACTCCAATTGCCAAACAGGCCGCGCGTTTTATTCTGTCAAGTATTAGAGCATCAGTATGCTAGCGTTCGAATGCTCACCCGCAACCCGGGTATGTGTTTGCGATACTCACGATAAAACTCCAAGGCGTGTAGACCCGTGCCGTCATGAAGCCATTGTTCTCTACCACCTCCACACCGACACCGGACGAGAACATGATGACTACCTCCGACTGGTTCAGGATGTAGGTAGGCGTATATACGGTAACACCGTGGAAGTGCTGGAACTTGAGGCTCTGCCGATCGAAGTAGATACGTCGCTGGTCGGCAAATACGTCCAACCGGTAGCGCCATTGTGCTTCGCGTGGTCTCAAGCGCACCTCAATAATGGTGGACGTGTTACCGCGTGCCGCAATCGATGTGAGCTGCGTAGCCATTACCGGACCGTGGATGTTGCGCGATACCTGCTCGAACCGACCCTGCACATCGATACGCTCCCGTCCATTATTGCCTCGCAGCAGCACAAACTCACCCATTCCATTGAACGTGTACTGGAGTCCATCGAACGTGACGATATGTGGATCACCGAATACACCGGCAACGCCAGGCGATTGGTAGGCGATACAGTCCTGCGACGGACGGCGCTCAAACCGGAACGTTTCACACCCAACAGCCTGCTCATCCTGCCACATGCAGCAGGAGTAGTATGGACGTACATCGTGGAACCAGGTCGACAGTGTCGGTACCTTGTTTGCTTCGTTCCACGGTATCTGACCGATGTTGTGATTACGGCGTGGCCGCGAACCCCACATCTGATCGTACGACAGCATCAGGTAGCTGTTACGATCGTAGCAACACTGCTGCTCCGAACCCTGCACCGTCGGTTGACCGGATCGTACGCAGTGTATCGCACCGCGGTGCTGCAAACAGGTCGGGTTCGAATCTCGATCACAGTCCGGATCGGGCAGGAAGCGACCCTTGTCATGCAGTGCGTGCTCCAGTGTACAGGGACAGATCGGTAGTTCGTGGGCAAAGTTGCGTAGAAACCGATCCGTACGCAGCCAGTTCTCGCAGAGAGCTCGGGGCCAGTTTCGACCGTGTATACGTTCCCACTGTGGACCAAAGTACCAACCGAGGGGAATTGGTTTTGACCACAAAACactaagaaggaaaagaaaaatggcggGAAACCACTGAAACCGATTGCCGACCCTTGGATAATGTATCCTCCATGATGTACTATACTTACggtgaaattcttagattgttGTACTGCTCCGGGTTGGTGAGGTTAATCTGAATAAAACCGAACTGCATATCAACGGTGCGTGTGTTGTCACGCATGCGATAGTTGGCGGGCACGATCGTGTACGCACCCGTGTTAGTAAGCTGCGTCTCAATCATGTCGATGAACTCCAATTCTGGCCGAATGGTTGCCTCACGGTAACCCCACAGCGATATCTGCACGTTCGCGTTCAGGTTCGTCGTCAGATTGAACCGATTCCAGGTGATGCGGATTTCGTTCGGATTGCGTCGATGCACATCATCCGTCTCGAAGAAGATACGATCGGTGGCAGTGGCTGGCGTCTCGACGAAGTATCGTCCACGCCACTTGAACCGGTCCGTACCGATCGAGATCTCGAAGCGGATGTAGCCTTGTGCCTTCAGGAACGGTTGAATGCAGATGGCACGGTTTGTGTCCACGACCGTACCAACCACCTCCTCCGTATCAAATCGACACGCAATACGATCCTCCCGGTTGAAGCAAGGGCCGGTAATGTTGACCACCGTACCGCCAAGCATGTTGCCCGACTCCGGCGCAAACACCAGCGGGAGATGTGACGCGTCAATGTCCTTGTTGCACGTACCGAGCATGATGCGCTCGTCGATACGGAAGATGTGTCGGCCGGGGAATCCGTTCGCCCAACCACGTCCAGTTAGATCGCGCAATACGGACGCCTGACTGTAGGGTTTGTACTCGTAAGCCTGTGTACCGTTGCCTGCATTGAAACCGATCTGAAAATAGGAACGTTTTGCACAGAATAGTTGAGTGAAGAACGTCTAGGGGAGGTTAAAGTAGAGTAGACTTACATAGGCTGGAACACCACCCTCTCCACCAGTAGTATCACCGCCGGCTTCCGTATGCGAGGACCAGTTAATTTCGGCATAATTAAAAATGGCGTACGTGTACACTTCATCGGTAGCCAGGACCATTTGGAACGAGTTCGTCTGTAGTGCGTCGATAGAAGGACAAAGTCTCATTACAAAGTACAGACATGAGTAAAGAAGAGCCTATATACCCCACTACCTCCCCCACACTTACCCGGTAAAGCGAATTGTCAATGCCACCAGCAAAGCTCATATTCTTCCACGTTGTAATGATGACGTGCTTCGGCACGAACGTATCCGAACCGACCACACCCTCGCGAATGTCCCACATGACACGTTCGCGCATCTCGACACCGGCCCGATCGGTACGCGTCATCAAATCGCGCTCCATGCGGAAGTACACGCCGGGCGAACGCTGATCAAAGTCCGTCTGGTAGATGCGCCCGATGCGGCACTTCGAGAAGAAGATACCGATGAACGAGGGATCGTTCCGCTGCGGCCAGTCCTTGATCGGGAAGGATAGCGGGTAGGTGTAGTGTTCCGGCGGGTCGGAAAACTCCAGAAACCCGTTCATCGACACGCGCGTATAGTTAAACCGGAAGCCAAAGAATGGAAGCTGGAAGTTGAAATTCTTGTGGACCTGCGGCATGGAGGCGTGTATATCACGCTGAAGGTCTCCCGTATCTTCCGGGCCACCCCGATCGTAGAATGGGTACAGGAAGTTGCGGCGAATCTGCGCTAGGCGGGTCGGATTGATGTTGTATCCACCATCAATGCTGTGTGTTGGAGGTTCTTTGGGCTGGACGCGGTTCATTGGATCTGCATTGGAGGGTTGGGAGGAGGGGGAGCAAAATGGCGACCATGAATCAACTCCGCTTAATGGCATATTTCGCAACCTCAATCTATTCGGCACATTTTATCTATCGCTAGATACTGTTATCAGCCAGGCAAAATCATGTACAACCTCGTCTTGTGGTCTGATAGAGTAATTTTGGGCTACAAACATGGGACAACATTCTGCACCGTAAACCCTAACTCTGTTATACGATTGCTTCAAGATTGAAGTGTGTACATATATTCCTGATCCAACTTGAACCAATCATGCATTAATCAAGGACCATACTTCTACTTCTTCAATCGGGGACCTCCATTCGGCCCAGTAAAACATTGCATTATTGGAAGCCGTTATCATGTCAAACACACCCGTTATCAAGATAAGGCCCATCGTTGCCTAAGTCAAAGGAATCGAACTTGTAACATTCCAGCATGAAAATTGCAACATACGACGCGCGTCGCAACTTCAGCTTGCCATTGCACCACAACGTATCTGGGTTCTGCAGAACGCTGCGAAGGTACGGTAATATCCAGCGTGTGTAACAAACGCTCTCTACACACATTGCTACGGGGTCTCTAATCTAATCAATAACGAGCGTTTGCGCAAATGAATGTGTCATCAGTTTGCCGCGACTACTGAACAGGACAGGTGCGATAAGATAAATGAGTCTTTGAGGCATGGTAAGGAAAAATGGTCCAAACTGGGCGACatattttcgtttgatttttacCTAAACTTTACTGTAGTGCAGCGTAAACAATCGCAAACGAGAATTACGTACCTTCCCAATTGTAGTTGGAATCGGACAGATCAAGGCTAGACATGAAGTCATCGTAGTTGTAGTATCTGCCCTTCTTATCCTTGATCTCGTCCACACCGGCCGTGTCAACGTCCACCAGGACCTCGTTTGGTTTTTGATCGGTGTTTTCCGGGTTGTCATCGCTCGGAACGCTTTCTTCTGGTTCTGTTTGATCTTCACCGTCCGGTTCTACCTCATAGTCGTCAACGTTATCCGTTGCGTCATCTTGAGGTTGCTCATTCTCCTCTGCGACGGCATTGGTTGATAGGGAGATCAGCGATACCGCAcagaaaagcagcagaagtaaTTTCCACCGCATGGCTGTGCTACGGCTGTGCTAACGTTCGATTGCTTGTTGAAAGGATACAACACGGATAAAGAAACCCAACTTCGGAGCAGCTGGGAGTGCTGCTACACACAATTCGAAACTGATCCACCCTAGCGCACCAGCGAAAGCACTTTGCACTCTGAAACACTTTGCACTCCGGCAGGATATGTTTGGAAGGTCACACACCGAACACTCTACTTCTTGTCACTCGGCACTGATCAGAATGCCCAACCGCTTTGGGCGTTGTCTTGTCGATAACTGGATACCGTAGCAGGTGTCGACGCGTTTCTGATGGTCAGGTTAGAATCACCTTGCGCTCCAATCGTTATCGCAACTCTTCAGCGCTGGTGCTGGTAAAGAGCAGAAAGATAAgctcgaatgaaaaaaaaggggggaaaaacttACCAGATAAGATAAGTACCAACTGAAGCATTAGTGTGCACGAATGCGTATCCATAGCTTGCTCTAGGAGACCCCAAAACCCGAAACAAGAACACAAACGGGTAAAGGGTTTTGCGATTACACATGAGCAAAACATATAACACTAGACATGGGGAGCCCTTATTTCCTTCTTTAGTGTTTTGTCGATCAACTTGTTGAGTAAGTTAGTGTCAACAGTGTGTACGTGCTCTTATCAGCAAGATAAAGGCAGAGCAAAATAGCTGGAAATAGTATCCAGCAAACGAGAATCGTGATTCACGATTGGCTGTTTCTCGGAATGCTTACTGAGACATACCGATGGTATGTGTCTAATGCTTTTCCAAACCTTTTTCTCCCCTCTGCAACGCATAGTTGTAGGGCTAGGTTTTGCATGGTTTACTAGGGAAACTAGTTAAGCTGGCAATGATCGAGTATTTTGATTGTGCCTATCGCAAACTGACCCTACCTTACACTGACTCACGGTAGCATGGGAAGTTATGGAATAGAGCGGTGAAACTACTGATAGGGATACTGCCTACAGGGAACAATTCCTTGATCTAAGTTACATCTCAATGCCGTACAcgtcatttatttacaaacattAAATTCTCAATTTCGTCTTATTGAGAAATGTTTTGAGACTCTTGTGaccagtggcggatttaaTTTTTCGGGAGCCCTAAACGAGGTAGAAATTGGGACTCCCTCCATCATATTGAATCTAAGTTGGgtatgtgtaaaaaaaagaagttgatGATTGATCTCCGACACTACAACCGCTTCGCGGTTTTATCCTGCTGCGGAAATGCTCCAAACCGCTCGCAGTCGTCTACCAGTCCGTTATCCCGACCTTTCCGGCGGGGCTATCAATGTCATCACACCATCTCAATTTGGGCCTACCAAGTCTCC
This genomic window contains:
- the LOC126565480 gene encoding protein mesh isoform X1 codes for the protein MRWKLLLLLFCAVSLISLSTNAVAEENEQPQDDATDNVDDYEVEPDGEDQTEPEESVPSDDNPENTDQKPNEVLVDVDTAGVDEIKDKKGRYYNYDDFMSSLDLSDSNYNWEDPMNRVQPKEPPTHSIDGGYNINPTRLAQIRRNFLYPFYDRGGPEDTGDLQRDIHASMPQVHKNFNFQLPFFGFRFNYTRVSMNGFLEFSDPPEHYTYPLSFPIKDWPQRNDPSFIGIFFSKCRIGRIYQTDFDQRSPGVYFRMERDLMTRTDRAGVEMRERVMWDIREGVVGSDTFVPKHVIITTWKNMSFAGGIDNSLYRTNSFQMVLATDEVYTYAIFNYAEINWSSHTEAGGDTTGGEGGVPAYIGFNAGNGTQAYEYKPYSQASVLRDLTGRGWANGFPGRHIFRIDERIMLGTCNKDIDASHLPLVFAPESGNMLGGTVVNITGPCFNREDRIACRFDTEEVVGTVVDTNRAICIQPFLKAQGYIRFEISIGTDRFKWRGRYFVETPATATDRIFFETDDVHRRNPNEIRITWNRFNLTTNLNANVQISLWGYREATIRPELEFIDMIETQLTNTGAYTIVPANYRMRDNTRTVDMQFGFIQINLTNPEQYNNLRISPVLWSKPIPLGWYFGPQWERIHGRNWPRALCENWLRTDRFLRNFAHELPICPCTLEHALHDKGRFLPDPDCDRDSNPTCLQHRGAIHCVRSGQPTVQGSEQQCCYDRNSYLMLSYDQMWGSRPRRNHNIGQIPWNEANKVPTLSTWFHDVRPYYSCCMWQDEQAVGCETFRFERRPSQDCIAYQSPGVAGVFGDPHIVTFDGLQYTFNGMGEFVLLRGNNGRERIDVQGRFEQVSRNIHGPVMATQLTSIAARGNTSTIIEVRLRPREAQWRYRLDVFADQRRIYFDRQSLKFQHFHGVTVYTPTYILNQSEVVIMFSSGVGVEVVENNGFMTARVYTPWSFINKTRGLFGNWSWDMTDDLTTPGGAIIQPNLNNFQNVHEQFGVQWMLSDREAENIGQALFTREFGRTSSYFANLSFVPNFVREPSQFLPPNRTQDIQRAEELCGESYQCRFDYGMSLSREMAHFTKNYHASVVNIQTVNEKRVISCGILETPRFGRKSNFLFTPGARVSFECNEGFFLIGDSRRICLENGQWDIPEYGYTECLRGVFYSRRTAWIAIGIVIAVIIPLMLCIVCGVYCLRKRKRKEDPDWRLPLPSRSGSRATLRKGDDSEFDDTTIKKTLRYDATYRTNEPLEGKPNIQFEPKKMDLDEEDITSSEGGEYSAKVARDIEYKNMADQKQLGRRSQRGLQQAGMFSGEEEEDDDPKGYPPPPPPVTMSQQQQQRQLQQSAAESPTQTYGAYSPTFSDIDQVSSFATEDNSPLNQRRPQNGNLSPMPNTSRSYYTGEQSQTQPLVQNTGLPNRMDSRSTEV
- the LOC126565480 gene encoding protein mesh isoform X2, with amino-acid sequence MRWKLLLLLFCAVSLISLSTNAVAEENEQPQDDATDNVDDYEVEPDGEDQTEPEESVPSDDNPENTDQKPNEVLVDVDTAGVDEIKDKKGRYYNYDDFMSSLDLSDSNYNWEDPMNRVQPKEPPTHSIDGGYNINPTRLAQIRRNFLYPFYDRGGPEDTGDLQRDIHASMPQVHKNFNFQLPFFGFRFNYTRVSMNGFLEFSDPPEHYTYPLSFPIKDWPQRNDPSFIGIFFSKCRIGRIYQTDFDQRSPGVYFRMERDLMTRTDRAGVEMRERVMWDIREGVVGSDTFVPKHVIITTWKNMSFAGGIDNSLYRTNSFQMVLATDEVYTYAIFNYAEINWSSHTEAGGDTTGGEGGVPAYIGFNAGNGTQAYEYKPYSQASVLRDLTGRGWANGFPGRHIFRIDERIMLGTCNKDIDASHLPLVFAPESGNMLGGTVVNITGPCFNREDRIACRFDTEEVVGTVVDTNRAICIQPFLKAQGYIRFEISIGTDRFKWRGRYFVETPATATDRIFFETDDVHRRNPNEIRITWNRFNLTTNLNANVQISLWGYREATIRPELEFIDMIETQLTNTGAYTIVPANYRMRDNTRTVDMQFGFIQINLTNPEQYNNLRISPVLWSKPIPLGWYFGPQWERIHGRNWPRALCENWLRTDRFLRNFAHELPICPCTLEHALHDKGRFLPDPDCDRDSNPTCLQHRGAIHCVRSGQPTVQGSEQQCCYDRNSYLMLSYDQMWGSRPRRNHNIGQIPWNEANKVPTLSTWFHDVRPYYSCCMWQDEQAVGCETFRFERRPSQDCIAYQSPGVAGVFGDPHIVTFDGLQYTFNGMGEFVLLRGNNGRERIDVQGRFEQVSRNIHGPVMATQLTSIAARGNTSTIIEVRLRPREAQWRYRLDVFADQRRIYFDRQSLKFQHFHGVTVYTPTYILNQSEVVIMFSSGVGVEVVENNGFMTARVYTPWSFINKTRGLFGNWSWDMTDDLTTPGGAIIQPNLNNFQNVHEQFGVQWMLSDREAENIGQALFTREFGRTSSYFANLSFVPNFVREPSQFLPPNRTQDIQRAEELCGESYQCRFDYGMSLSREMAHFTKNYHASVVNIQTVNEKRVISCGILETPRFGRKSNFLFTPGARVSFECNEGFFLIGDSRRICLENGQWDIPEYGYTECLRGVFYSRRTAWIAIGIVIAVIIPLMLCIVCGVYCLRKRKRKEDPDWRLPLPSRSGSRATLRKGDDSEFDDTTIKKTLRYDATYRTNEPLEGKPNIQFEPKKMDLDEEDITSSEGGRRSQRGLQQAGMFSGEEEEDDDPKGYPPPPPPVTMSQQQQQRQLQQSAAESPTQTYGAYSPTFSDIDQVSSFATEDNSPLNQRRPQNGNLSPMPNTSRSYYTGEQSQTQPLVQNTGLPNRMDSRSTEV